AGAAAATATCGATACTGCAAACATAGATTCCATGAAACATAAAACTCTAAAGCGTACAGCTAACAGAGCTAATAAGGAAGTGTTTTTTAGAAGAAGAAAAGGTTGCCCATTATCAGCCCCAGATGGTACAGCTCCGATTATAACTTATAAAGATCCTGATCTTTTATCAAAATTTATTTCAGAATGTGGCAGGGTTTTACCAGCCCGTGTAACTAATGTATGCAGGTCTAAACAAAGAGAATTAACCAAAGCAATTAAAATTGCTAGAGAGCTTGCTCTTTTACCTTTTGTATATCATCAGTAAATTTAGTAAAATATATTCTTGAATGTTAAATAAAGCAGGTATATGAAATTAATTTTAATAAAGCCAGTTAAAAAGCTTGGTAAAATAATGGATATAGTTGATGTGGCTAATGGATTTGGTCGTAACTATTTACTGCCTCGTAATTACGCCATTAGAGCAACTAATGCTAATCTAGAAATAGTTAAATCAACTGTACAGCAACTTAATGAAAAAAATCAAAAAGGTATTGATGCAGCACAAGCAGTAATGCAAAAAATTGATAGAAGCTTCATCACGTTTATTTGCCAGACAAGCGATGATGGAAAATTATTTGGATCAATTACTGCTAAAGAGATTATTAAGAAATTACAAATAAGCTCTGATATCAAAGCGTATATTGATATTAAGCCGATTAAAACTGCAGGAATCCATGAAGTTGAAGTTTCACTCCATGCTGAGGTACATTGCAAAATTTTTATTAATGTTGCTCGTTCAAATACAGAGGCTCAAGAATATTTAAAAAAATTTAATGCAGCTCTACAGGATACAAACAATAATGTAGTTGTAGAAAAAAATAGTAATATATCATAAATTTAAATTCTTTAATTTAATTCTGTAGTTTGATTCCCAGAAAAAAAAGGGTTACTATTATATTTAACACTAAGTAACAATGGTTGTTGTTGTTCTATTTTGTTAATTGTTATATCTTCATTGCAAATAAAGTTAAATTTAAATTGATACTAGGAATGAATACAAATCAAAAATTTAATAAGCTTCGCCAAATTTTTTGGCCTATTGAATATCATGAAAACAAGAAATTTTTGCCTATGGCACTAATGATGTTTTTTATATTATTTAACTACTCAGCATTACGCTCTATTAAAGATAGTTTAGTAATAACAAGTATTGGTCCTGAAGTAATTAGTTTTTTAAAGACATACATAGTATTGCCATCAGCTATTATTGCGATGTTAATATATACAAAATTATGCAATGTAATGAGTGTGACAAAAGTATTCTATACTATCACATCTTTTTTTCTTGGCTATTTAATTTTATTTGTTATAGTACTCTATCCTAATACGCAGTTAGTACATCCAGCACCTGAAACTATTGTAAGACTTAGTACAAATTATCCAAATTTTCAATGGTTTATTAAAATTATAGGGCAATGGAGTTATGCGAGTTTTTATACTATAGCTGAATTATGGGGAAGCGTTATGCTTACATTACTCTTTTGGCAATTTGCAAATCAAATCACTAAAACAGAAGAAGCGAAAAGGTTTTATTCAATGTTTGGATTATTAGGAAATTTTTCACTTCTCTTAACTGGGTATATGCTAGAGCATTTTTTAAGTGAAAATAGCATAATTAAGGCTGAACTTAAATATACTCCAGTAATAACTACATGTATTATAGCTGGAGTATTTATTATATTAACTTATGCATATATCAACAACTATGTTTTATCTGATCCTAAGCTATATAACCCATCAATACAAAAAACAACTAAGAAGAAGGCTAAGTTATCAATGCTAGAAAGTATCAAGTTGATTTTTTCATCAAAATATCTTGGTTTGATAGTTATATTAGTGCTTTCATATGGTATATCAATTAACTTAGTAGAAGGTGTATGGAAAGCTAAAGCTAGAGAGCTGTATCCAACGCCAGAGGCATATGGAATGTTTATGGGAAATTTTCAAAAATGGCAAGGAACCGTAGCAATATTATTTATGATAGTTGGTAGCAATATTTTAAGACAAGTATCATGGTATACTGCAGCAATATTTACTCCTTTAATGATTTTAATTACAGGATTAGCATTTTTTGGATTTATCTTCTTAGGAGACTCAATTTCATTATATGTTACTGGAATTGCTCCACTATCTATTGCAGTTGCTATTGGGACAATGCAAAACGTACTAAGTAAAGCTACAAAATACTCTTTGTTTGATTCTACTAAAGAAATGGCATATATTCCTCTTGATCATGAATTAAAAACTAAAGGAAAGGCAGCTGTAGATATTATCGGTGGAAGGCTTGGAAAATCTGGCGGAGGAGTTATACAATCAACCTTTTTTATGTTATTGCCAAGTTTTAGTTTTGTTGAAGCTTCTCCTTATTTTGGTGCTATATTCTTTCTAGTAGTAATACTATGGATTTATTCTGTTGCAATGTT
This genomic interval from Orientia tsutsugamushi contains the following:
- the rpsR gene encoding 30S ribosomal protein S18, which encodes MKHKTLKRTANRANKEVFFRRRKGCPLSAPDGTAPIITYKDPDLLSKFISECGRVLPARVTNVCRSKQRELTKAIKIARELALLPFVYHQ
- the rplI gene encoding 50S ribosomal protein L9 translates to MKLILIKPVKKLGKIMDIVDVANGFGRNYLLPRNYAIRATNANLEIVKSTVQQLNEKNQKGIDAAQAVMQKIDRSFITFICQTSDDGKLFGSITAKEIIKKLQISSDIKAYIDIKPIKTAGIHEVEVSLHAEVHCKIFINVARSNTEAQEYLKKFNAALQDTNNNVVVEKNSNIS
- a CDS encoding Npt1/Npt2 family nucleotide transporter, producing the protein MNTNQKFNKLRQIFWPIEYHENKKFLPMALMMFFILFNYSALRSIKDSLVITSIGPEVISFLKTYIVLPSAIIAMLIYTKLCNVMSVTKVFYTITSFFLGYLILFVIVLYPNTQLVHPAPETIVRLSTNYPNFQWFIKIIGQWSYASFYTIAELWGSVMLTLLFWQFANQITKTEEAKRFYSMFGLLGNFSLLLTGYMLEHFLSENSIIKAELKYTPVITTCIIAGVFIILTYAYINNYVLSDPKLYNPSIQKTTKKKAKLSMLESIKLIFSSKYLGLIVILVLSYGISINLVEGVWKAKARELYPTPEAYGMFMGNFQKWQGTVAILFMIVGSNILRQVSWYTAAIFTPLMILITGLAFFGFIFLGDSISLYVTGIAPLSIAVAIGTMQNVLSKATKYSLFDSTKEMAYIPLDHELKTKGKAAVDIIGGRLGKSGGGVIQSTFFMLLPSFSFVEASPYFGAIFFLVVILWIYSVAMLNRKYTEAIAISSN